The sequence below is a genomic window from Sorangiineae bacterium MSr12523.
TTGCTCGAATGTTCAAGTGGCCTTTGGACGAAGCAGAAGCCAACCGTCCAGAGGCCCTTGTTGCAAACACGACATATCATCATGCGTAAAAGCAATCTTCGTTTGGTGGACCGGCCACCCTCATTTAGAAGATAACGCCCTTCTTGATGATCACGCACCCGTAAGGGCGCAGTTCACCGGTCACGACGATGGCAAAAGCTTTCTTCGCCCGTTCGTAAAATGCAAAGCGCTCGATTTTTGTCAAGGGCGAAGGTTTCCCTTCCCGATTCGTGATGACCGCTTGAAATTCTTTCTGCACTTCCGGCACCTCATCTGGCTTTCCCACCACCTCCATCCGCAAGGCCGGGTCGGCGACGAACGTATCGAGCGGAATGAGCTGCAGAATGGCATCCAACGCCACTGGAGCGCTGACGCCGTCGAGCCGGACGAGTCTTTGCGCCATGGAAACGGCCGGGAAGTGGGCGTCGACGACCACGATATCATCGCCGTGTCCCATCGAGGCAAGCGTGTGCAACAGCTCCGGAGTATGCAGAGAGGTCAGGTTCTTGAGCATATGTTCTTCGATA
It includes:
- a CDS encoding RbsD/FucU family protein, translated to MLKNLTSLHTPELLHTLASMGHGDDIVVVDAHFPAVSMAQRLVRLDGVSAPVALDAILQLIPLDTFVADPALRMEVVGKPDEVPEVQKEFQAVITNREGKPSPLTKIERFAFYERAKKAFAIVVTGELRPYGCVIIKKGVIF